A single region of the Gloeocapsa sp. PCC 73106 genome encodes:
- the corA gene encoding magnesium/cobalt transporter CorA, translating to MKKKPAIYHNVLSQKIAEERDLFNYNYSSPGTIPGTLTIEPDAKPVDINLIDYNHLNASPVLNLTPEACGQYLDTESVSWFDIAGLGNEVKWLALADIFGLHPLLLEDIVNVPQRSKFEDYDKQILVITQMVIPKTNKKGFWIEQVSFVLGKNYLLTVQEESERDCFENVRDRLTKNQGIIRQRGADYLFYSLWDAIIDGYYPVLEVCEDRIEEIEEKVLNNPDRSILNQIYRIKRQLLALRRALWPQRNALNTIIRDGHPLISSDVQIYLRDCYDHIVEIIDMIEIYRELVASLLEMYVSAMGNKMNEIMKILTVISAIFIPLTFIAGVYGMNFENMPELKWYYGYFICLACMLGIAIALIYSFWRNGWFKNISNLEVK from the coding sequence ATGAAAAAGAAACCAGCCATTTATCATAATGTACTCTCACAAAAAATAGCCGAAGAGCGAGACTTGTTCAATTACAATTATAGCTCTCCTGGAACCATACCAGGAACATTGACAATTGAACCAGACGCTAAACCAGTAGATATTAATTTAATAGACTATAACCATCTGAATGCTTCGCCAGTACTCAATCTTACCCCAGAAGCTTGCGGCCAATACTTAGATACCGAATCTGTATCTTGGTTTGACATCGCCGGATTAGGAAACGAAGTCAAATGGTTAGCACTAGCTGATATTTTTGGTTTACACCCCTTGTTACTCGAAGATATCGTCAACGTACCCCAACGCTCTAAATTTGAAGATTATGATAAACAAATATTAGTTATTACACAAATGGTGATACCGAAAACTAATAAAAAGGGTTTTTGGATTGAGCAAGTCAGCTTTGTTTTGGGAAAAAACTACCTGTTGACGGTACAAGAGGAATCAGAAAGAGACTGTTTTGAAAATGTGCGCGATCGCCTTACGAAAAACCAGGGGATAATTCGCCAACGTGGCGCAGATTATTTATTTTACTCCCTCTGGGATGCGATTATCGATGGTTATTATCCCGTTTTAGAGGTTTGTGAGGATCGGATAGAAGAAATCGAAGAGAAAGTACTCAATAATCCCGATAGGTCTATACTAAATCAAATTTATCGTATCAAGAGACAACTTCTGGCGCTACGTCGAGCGCTTTGGCCCCAGCGTAACGCACTCAACACTATAATTCGAGATGGACATCCTCTGATTAGTTCCGACGTTCAAATATATCTTAGAGACTGTTACGATCACATCGTAGAAATTATCGACATGATTGAAATTTACCGAGAATTGGTCGCCAGTTTATTAGAAATGTACGTCTCTGCTATGGGTAATAAGATGAATGAAATCATGAAGATACTCACCGTAATTTCTGCTATTTTTATTCCCTTGACTTTTATTGCTGGAGTGTATGGGATGAATTTTGAAAACATGCCAGAATTAAAATGGTATTATGGTTATTTCATCTGTTTAGCGTGTATGCTGGGGATTGCGATCGCTCTGATTTATTCCTTCTGGCGTAATGGTTGGTTCAAAAATATATCTAATCTTGAAGTCAAGTGA
- a CDS encoding YsnF/AvaK domain-containing protein codes for MMQGVSVIRDDQTRGTVVGIEEHGYLIIEFEDSSRIIIAQEMLIPQGDDTYSVPFDINLAEQVILPVITEEITIEKEQIPKKVVRVHKRVETREKEVDATTVHEEVIVERIPINRLVEDTHPKVRKERGVLIIPVVEEVVVIEKRLLLVEEVHISKQRTQKTTPHSVMLRREVIEVETQEADGTELSQNIDFEDI; via the coding sequence ATGATGCAAGGTGTTTCAGTCATCCGTGATGACCAGACAAGAGGTACAGTAGTAGGGATAGAAGAACATGGCTATCTCATCATTGAATTTGAGGATAGCTCTCGAATCATCATCGCCCAAGAAATGTTAATCCCTCAGGGAGATGATACTTATTCTGTCCCTTTTGATATCAATCTCGCCGAACAAGTGATTCTACCAGTAATAACCGAAGAAATCACCATCGAGAAAGAACAAATTCCCAAAAAAGTCGTGCGCGTACATAAGCGAGTAGAAACTAGAGAAAAAGAAGTAGACGCGACTACTGTTCACGAAGAAGTCATCGTAGAACGTATTCCCATTAATAGACTCGTTGAGGATACCCATCCCAAAGTACGCAAAGAAAGGGGAGTTTTGATTATACCAGTGGTAGAAGAGGTCGTGGTTATCGAAAAGCGTCTTCTTTTAGTGGAAGAAGTGCACATTTCTAAGCAACGTACCCAAAAAACTACACCTCATAGCGTTATGTTGCGTCGTGAAGTTATTGAAGTTGAAACACAAGAAGCAGATGGAACAGAATTATCTCAAAACATTGATTTTGAAGATATTTAA